A segment of the Kluyveromyces marxianus DMKU3-1042 DNA, complete genome, chromosome 5 genome:
CAGCAGACTGTCTCACCAAATCGGGTAGTTTCTTTGCGTATTGGAGACCCCTTGGCGATAGATGGGAGTCACCtccaattttcttttcaacgTTGTAGATCGACTCTCCGTGTCTAGATAACCATATGGATCTTGGTCTGATGTGCAGATTCATAACATAAAAGACAATTCGACTTTCTAGATATGTTTCaatcttgttgatgatcACTTGCTGTGCAACATTGATTAAACGTACGAAGGTTTTATCCTTGTCCTTGATCTCGTCCAAGGGTTCATATACAGATTCGTACTTGGATattctcttcaaaaaatCCTTCGTCGCCACATCTGGATCTATCCCTTGGTAATCTGGGGATGTAGTCTTGACTTCCGATATGTTCCTCAGGATCAAATCTTGGTCGTCACACCACGATTCAAGAAACATGGGCTCGATACCATTTTCCCTGCAAAGCTTCAAGATCcactctcttctttccgGAGTAGAGTTTGTGGCATCTAGTATAGCAACAACACCTTCTTTCTCGTTAAACCATCGCATCATATCCTCAACAGCCATAGTAACCGCATGCTGTCTAATCTTATATGCCTCTTTATTCGCAAAATCGAAGAACTCCGCGTCCGGGTGTTCCGCTCCAGCATGTTGTCGCCTATAGTTGCCAACATTAAAACTCTTCGCATTGATCGAAAGCCACGAGAGATACCTGACAATCTTTTGCGATATGAAAGACTTGCCTCGAGCAGGCAAACCAACCATAACTACACATACTCTAATATTTTGCACATTGGAAACCGTATAGACAGGCATTTATTATTCGTATTATTATATCTTATTATTATCCCCAATGTAAGCCAGATATCAAATCTCGAAAccacaaacaaaaatcaaaaattgTAGATCACAACTATCGCTAAATTGTTGAGATATTTATTGCACTGGATCTTCTCTAAAATCAATGGTATTGAAAGTTTTCTGTCTCTACTACCTATTAGTTGAAGATTTCATATTTATTCACTTTTTATAGATTGAAGTACAAAGGAGGGGAATATAATCCGGAGAAGACGTAAAATTTTACCCTACCCGGAGTAGGGCCATTTGATTTGTCCAATGATAAGCGAAAGGATATGCAGGAGAACGGATGATGACCACgatgaaagagaagatGACGCTAATAAGCTGCATAGCTACTGGTTTTGGCTACGTGTTTAAGATATATAAAGATGTTActatatttaatatttatGTAGCGATGGCATTAAATCTGTCATCAACTTGTTTCTGATTCTCGATGTATTGTAGGGTTCTCTCGAAGTACGACACAGGAACCGCTATCAAGTCTGACACCCGGACATTAGGTGTCTTTAAGGACACCCTACACGTTGACGAGGTGAGTGTCTTGCATATGTATGAACCATCGCATCCAATGACGATTTTTTGGGCAGGCACGGTAGCGTCTTGAGCATCGGTTGATTCTTCCAGTAATAACCCTTTTAAGTTTGCTTGGATGAGCTCTATTAAACCTGCGATGTACTTAACCCCCACATGTGTTTCTGATTCATCACCGTGAATAAagtagtagcagcagcGACCTAAAATCTCTACCATCAATTGGCAACTCTGAATATTGTCCATGACAGAATCAGCTACACGCAAAGAACGCTGTAGACATTCTAAGACACGCTTACCTTCACGgaagaagttcttggtaacaccttcttcttcaccaacTAGTGATAGCTCGGTGGCCCACCATAGATGTGAACATAGATACACTGCACGGCATTGGTCAGCTTTTTTCAAGAGTTTCGAGCCATGAAGTGTGCATCGCGTGATAAGAGTATCATAGTAATTCTCTTCGTTGTAGAGAGAGCGAGTCTTTTGTAGCACCTGAGCCATGTTTACGATAGCTTGGAATTGTACCTTCGAATCGCTTAAcgattcttcaaagatagAAAATGCTTGACTGAAGAAGTCATACGATATTTCACTTAGAGACAACTGGTCTGCCAAGGCGGCAGTCTGTAGGTTAagcttgaaaagaaggtcaCATATGGAGATCCCGcaaatgttgaaaaggTCAGTATGACATCTAGAAATGTATTTGAAGAGCTGCTTAATTGTAGCgttatatttttctttcttctgagGTCTCTTTAAACCCTTAAAATGCAGTTTTCGTATTAGCTTCCAGAATGCTGTGACAATGGCAGGATATGTAAACCTTATCTGCTTACCACCTTTGTAGTAGCGGTTTTTGCATATGAGTAACAATTCCGTGTGTTGTTCGACATTTGGGTGATAAATCAAGTGAACAATCTTCGCCAATTTTTCCTGTTCTGCATTCAAAAACACTAACTCGTCCtctaaatcatcatcaacattCAATATTGACGTTTTTGCTCTATCGTTAGGCATTTGGATAATTGGTTCACATATCAAACCAATTTTTTCCAAGTGCGATTTatctttgattttaatATCACTTGACAATATCTTATCCAGGATAGAATCGATTATGTTCTTTTGTAAAGGCACCGATTGAACCGATAAAAGCTTCTGGAATGAGTCACAGGTGGTGATGATATCGTAGAAAAGGTCTGTACCTAGCGGATACAGGAATAGCTCTTTAAAGCATTGTTCACACTCTTCAGGAATTTCCTTTCCAAAATCTTCGTATCTCTCCCAACAGAACTTGTAGAGAATTTCAACATTGGATAAGTTGGAGGGATACCACTTCATGGATAGAATCATAATACTATGAACCAAGGGGATTATCTCGTGTAAGGGCAAATCAGGTCTTTCCTCTACGATTTTGGTGAGATATTTCCAAAAGACGAAAAATAGGTCAAAAGAGGGTTGTGGTGCAGATTCCGAAACAGCTTCATCGGGTTTTCCAGAATCAGCATCATTCTTGGTATCACTTGATTCTTCCTGATCGTTCAAGTGTAAGTCTTTCAAAGCCTCAATCGATTTTGCAGGATCATCCTGTCTATCCAAATAGCCGTTTAGTCTTGCAATTAGAGACAAGACTACTTTATTGATACTAACATCTGGgttcaacttcaaagtTGTGTCCAACAACTGCGACAAGGTACCCAAATGGAACTCATCAGGGAAAACCTGGCAAATGACGTCTAGCAAGTATTCCTGAGAAACGACATCACGGCATTGCACCACTTGCTCCAAGATCTGAGGAAGTACTTCGTTTTTGTACAGGATGAAGGAGTCATCCAAAATCTGAGAGAGTCTGACTAAGTTAGATCCAATCAAAATCTGCAACTCCTTTCTTTCCTTAGTTCTTATATCACGTTCCCTTAACGGTCCTTGATGTTGCAAGCGCACCCAGAGTTTGTTCATTTCTATAAAGTTTGTGATGATAAATTGAACGTCGAACTTCTTGTCCAATGATATATCCGTGGTCAAAGACTGCTTAGTCCTTTGAGAGAGATAGTACCGCAAGAACAACCCCCGAATGGGGTGTTGCACACCACGACACATCTCAATCATGTCCTTCAACACCTCTTCTGCCGGGCAATCCTTCGTTTGCATGAAGGACACACCAACCGTGATCATCAAGTATAACCTGGGGAGGATATTGCCCGTGTACTGCACCAATTCGTACAAGTCTGCCAAATGGTGTCTGGTAGGGTGATTTTCCACCAAGTACTGCGATAGAATACTTAGCGAGTCATATATCATAATGTACAATTCGTAATAGAGTTTCGGCGAGAGATCGGGATTCCGTAGTTCTTTCAACATATCACTGCAATGCTTCAATGCATCCAttagtttcttttgtaCAAGACTTCTCTGCATCAGAATGGTCTGTTGCTTGATATGGGAGATTGCTTGCTCCATATTCTCAGAGTAAGGTAGCACTGCTGCCATTTCGATTCCGTGTATCCTGACTATCTAAAATATAACGTTCTTAATGAATGGTTTACGCAATCCGATGTGTTTCTGAAGCTGTTATTCTAATTATAACCCTTCTTAACAACACTATATAGGGTGCTAAATTAATGTCTGTTCTGTTCTTATGCTATGTAATTCAATCCTATTTTGTCTGTCAATCTAGAAAGCTTGAgatgtgtgtgtgtatgtgtgcTCAAGGGCCAGGGAAAGGGGAGCGACCTAAATACGTGTCACGTGTACAATATACCGGGTAACACATATCGCATCGTAtccaatctttcttctgcgCGTACACCCATACACCATTTTCAACAACCAATTTCCCCAATCCTCCCCGCTTCAAGCGTGCCCCTCTGGATGGGTCATTGGTTCCGGCTGCAGCCAGTAaataagtaagtaagtgTTAGCACAAGGGGACACCGCACGAGACGTCCCGTCCCCTCTATTCTTGCTTGTCCTCCGAGAAACCCAGCAGCCCCATCCCTCTTCTAGAAGAATATGCTTGCTTACTCATAAGGGACTGGAAAGACGGCCcattattcaaaaagaaacactaTTTACGATTTTTAACGTAGTATTTGTAACATTGGCGAAAAGTTCGAAAGGTCTTTCGACGGATGTGCGTAGAAAACAACGCAGCGGATCGACCTTTCGAGTGACTGCCATAAAGCAAGAGATTGAAGCAGAGAAAgttaaaaaattaaaaaaaaagaagcgGTTCCATCAGTATAAGGTAAGAAGCTGGAAATAACGGATATCAACTCCACATGCTCGTTCCAGAAGTTGATGTGGCATTAGTACAATTAATCATAGGAAGTTGCGATCTGGACTAAAATACGAGAGCGGCCGTCGTCTGCTGATAAATGAGGGGACAGAGTTTTTGgtgtatatataagggGAGGGTATAATTGTAGTTGAATAGGAATGCTTGGCCTAGTTTATAGTTTATTTAGTTTAATTAGTATACAGAAGACCGTAACCAAACGTGAAAAGTACTAAAGATTAATCAATTGGTCATGTCGAGTTTTAGAGCAGCTTTTAAGGGAATCAATGTCAAGGCATTATCATATGTGGTTGGTGCTGGTGCACTAGCAGGCAGCGTAACTGGTGCTGTGATGGAGCACCAGAACTGGGAAAACTCTAACAACCGTAACTACAACAAGCAGAAGCTTGCTGCATTGGCAGCTGCACATCTTGCTGCGAAGGAGAAGAACGATGCATCGAAGTACCAGCAAGTTTACAATGACATTGCTCTCAAGATGAGGGAGGAAGATGAGTACGATGAATACATTGGGTACGGTCCGGTCCTTGTACGTCTCGCATGGCACTGTGCAGGAACGTGGGATAAGAAGGACAACACTGGTGGTTCCTTTGGTGGTACTTACAGGTTTAAGAAGGAGAACACCGACCCATCGAACAATGGGCTACAGAACGCCGCACACTTTTTAGAGCCTATCCATGCCAAGTACCCATGGTTATCACACGGTGATTTGTACACATTGGGTGGTGTCACAGCGATCCAAGAAATGCAAGGCCCTAAAATCCCATGGAGATCAGGCCGTGTGGACCAACCGGAGGAAACTACACCAGATAACGGTAGACTACCCGATGCTACCAAGGATGCCAAATACGTCAGATGTTTCTTCAGCAGACTAGCCTTTAACGACAGAGAAGTTGTTGCCCTCTTGGGTGCCCACGCCCTTGGTAAGACGCACTTGAAGAACTCAGGTTTCGAGGGTCCATGGGGTGCTGCATCAAATATGTTCACTAACGAATTCTACAACAATTTGCTAAACGAAAAATGGAAGCTCATCACCAACGAAGCCGGAAACAAGCAATACATCAACGACAAGGGTTGGATGATGCTACCAACCGATATGGCATTGGTTCAAGACTCCAAGTACTTGCCTATAGTAAAAGAATTCGCCAAGAACGAGAATGCcttcttccaagaattTACAAAGGCCTTTGTCAAGTTACTAGAGAACGGTATCGAGTTCCCAAAGGAGAACAAACCAATTGTTTTCAAGACTCTTGACGAACAAGATCTATAATCTCTGTGAacattatattatttatttcattCCTTCCCTCATTAAAATTTATCTAGTCATAAATATTTATTCAATAACTACATTAAACAACACTCACCTATGGatcctttctttttacttAGAGTCTATACGAGGAACAACATCCGTCACGTCCCTTTAATCCACCTCGCTCAGCTCAAGACTCAGCCAGAAACTTACCTCCTATCCACGTGACTACACTGACGcgaaaaaaacaaacaaacttTTGTTGATAAATTGTCACCATTAACAGGCGCGAAAAACATGAAAAGAATCATGTTTGATGGATGGAAAAGTAAACAACGAGGAAAATAATTAAAATGACAGAACTTAATCACGCCTATCACCCAGAAGAACAACATATCAGCTTTTTTTGTTACTGGTAAACGTGTACTTTTATTTCTGTCTTTTTAATAGACTTGTGTTTTCTTACCCTTGTGTGCTAGCGTGGTTAGCTTATACAAGTTTGTTAGAGACGGGGTGCTAAAGAGCGTGCAAGTGCTTCCCATCTCTGTGCCCGACTTCACTTCACTTTACTACTGAACATAACGGCTTACAGGGCCCAAGACCTTTATTATTTTGCTCTTTGATTCTTTCCCACTAGTCAATAGAATTAGTGCGGCATAATTACCATTGGGACAGCACTGTACTCTAATAGAATATCCATTGACTCATCATGCCTTCTAAGGAGAAGCATAGATTACCCGTGGGCTTCGGACGTGCCCTCGAAGACACAGCACTTTCTCCACGCGTTGACGTTTACCAGGATATCAACGACGAAGAAACAGATCATACATACCACAGTGACATAGATGCTGACATAGATGCTGACCTGGATGTTGACCTGGATGTTGGATTCCATTATTATGATAGGCTTTCGCATTTTAATTCTAATTCCAACAACCTCAAATTTTACTCGGAACCCCCAAATTCAGGGTTGCATTCTAACGACACTCCACTAGGCCTAACAAGAAGTGTAGGTGTGCTAAATCTTTCTCTGGGAGCAAAGACTCAGTATCAAGATCAGGAGAGCTTTGCTGACAATGATAATGACAACGAAAGcgaaaataataataataacaacagCAAAGATAATGACGACGACAAAGGtaatgacgacgacgatgataACGACAAAGGCCAATTGCATGCACCAGCAAAGCTTCAGGGTGCCCCTATTCTGTCTTCAACTGCTATCGGAACATCAACTAGCTTGAAAAGAACCATGAGCAAGACAGGCTTCAGCATAACCTCCCCGTTTTCGAAGAATCCATcacaaaataaaacttgGCATGATTTTTCCAGCTCGGAATACACCAACTTAGCTACCGTTAAGACGGCTGAAACAAGTAACCAT
Coding sequences within it:
- the FBP26 gene encoding fructose-2,6-bisphosphatase, whose amino-acid sequence is MPVYTVSNVQNIRVCVVMVGLPARGKSFISQKIVRYLSWLSINAKSFNVGNYRRQHAGAEHPDAEFFDFANKEAYKIRQHAVTMAVEDMMRWFNEKEGVVAILDATNSTPERREWILKLCRENGIEPMFLESWCDDQDLILRNISEVKTTSPDYQGIDPDVATKDFLKRISKYESVYEPLDEIKDKDKTFVRLINVAQQVIINKIETYLESRIVFYVMNLHIRPRSIWLSRHGESIYNVEKKIGGDSHLSPRGLQYAKKLPDLVRQSAGDVDLTVWTSTLVRTGETAQHLQYKQLQWKALDELDAGVCDGMTYEEIEEKYPEDFKARDDNKYEYRYRGGESYRDVVIRLEPIIMELERQENILIITHQAVLRCIYAYFMNVPQEESPWMSIPLHTLIKLEPRAYGTNVTRIKANIPAVSTYKEKGTSQVGESEQGGVKSRSILMSAPELDVKSTKT
- the CCP1 gene encoding cytochrome-c peroxidase → MSSFRAAFKGINVKALSYVVGAGALAGSVTGAVMEHQNWENSNNRNYNKQKLAALAAAHLAAKEKNDASKYQQVYNDIALKMREEDEYDEYIGYGPVLVRLAWHCAGTWDKKDNTGGSFGGTYRFKKENTDPSNNGLQNAAHFLEPIHAKYPWLSHGDLYTLGGVTAIQEMQGPKIPWRSGRVDQPEETTPDNGRLPDATKDAKYVRCFFSRLAFNDREVVALLGAHALGKTHLKNSGFEGPWGAASNMFTNEFYNNLLNEKWKLITNEAGNKQYINDKGWMMLPTDMALVQDSKYLPIVKEFAKNENAFFQEFTKAFVKLLENGIEFPKENKPIVFKTLDEQDL
- the VPS35 gene encoding retromer subunit VPS35 — protein: MAAVLPYSENMEQAISHIKQQTILMQRSLVQKKLMDALKHCSDMLKELRNPDLSPKLYYELYIMIYDSLSILSQYLVENHPTRHHLADLYELVQYTGNILPRLYLMITVGVSFMQTKDCPAEEVLKDMIEMCRGVQHPIRGLFLRYYLSQRTKQSLTTDISLDKKFDVQFIITNFIEMNKLWVRLQHQGPLRERDIRTKERKELQILIGSNLVRLSQILDDSFILYKNEVLPQILEQVVQCRDVVSQEYLLDVICQVFPDEFHLGTLSQLLDTTLKLNPDVSINKVVLSLIARLNGYLDRQDDPAKSIEALKDLHLNDQEESSDTKNDADSGKPDEAVSESAPQPSFDLFFVFWKYLTKIVEERPDLPLHEIIPLVHSIMILSMKWYPSNLSNVEILYKFCWERYEDFGKEIPEECEQCFKELFLYPLGTDLFYDIITTCDSFQKLLSVQSVPLQKNIIDSILDKILSSDIKIKDKSHLEKIGLICEPIIQMPNDRAKTSILNVDDDLEDELVFLNAEQEKLAKIVHLIYHPNVEQHTELLLICKNRYYKGGKQIRFTYPAIVTAFWKLIRKLHFKGLKRPQKKEKYNATIKQLFKYISRCHTDLFNICGISICDLLFKLNLQTAALADQLSLSEISYDFFSQAFSIFEESLSDSKVQFQAIVNMAQVLQKTRSLYNEENYYDTLITRCTLHGSKLLKKADQCRAVYLCSHLWWATELSLVGEEEGVTKNFFREGKRVLECLQRSLRVADSVMDNIQSCQLMVEILGRCCYYFIHGDESETHVGVKYIAGLIELIQANLKGLLLEESTDAQDATVPAQKIVIGCDGSYICKTLTSSTCRVSLKTPNVRVSDLIAVPVSYFERTLQYIENQKQVDDRFNAIAT